From one Mycosarcoma maydis chromosome 17, whole genome shotgun sequence genomic stretch:
- a CDS encoding putative ATP-dependent RNA helicase has product MDIFRKLAGGGARFDKKRFQNDLKIFGGAADEQASTLTPSSAASSSNVSGSKRKRTDGSAVAGNDGKGASGAKVIVPDGLDFFGSAAKTKSTTSAAEREERQSRKDGKRKADEKLGSDMDDDDEEERHTDEAPVTKASLSGFLKLNKIKLKGTDVPLPMASWSELEARFNVASWLRTNLEKCGWAVPTAIQKGTMPVLLANRDLLAGAPTGSGKTLAFLLPLIHHLRTPCRKEHFRAVIVSPTRELAQQIYDQLRRLSEGQNFRICVLTSTSDATAVANSSSADASKRKKYDVLITTPLRLVHAIEKEQVELSNVRHLVLDEADRLLEDGFLQQTDSILAACSHPQLRKALFSATLPAGVEEMAKTFMIDECRVIVGTKDSATETIQQELQFVGSEDGKLHALRSLILQGGLKPPVLLFVQSIERAKDLFHELVYDGLHVDVIHSERPKLQRERVISAFKRGDIWVLICTELMARGIDFKGVQLVINYDFPQSVQSYIHRIGRTGRAGKQGRAITYFTKEDAPHLKTVVNVMRQSGCEVPEWMLALKNPGKKDRKSLKNNAPERKHIRTSAASSVGRRQANKRKEMIAASKRRKLAEREDNDKGKAKEKVKSKEQHEA; this is encoded by the coding sequence ATGGACATTTTTCGAAAGCTAGCTGGCGGAGGCGCTCGCTTCGACAAGAAACGTTTTCAAAACGATCTCAAGATCTTCGGAGGCGCCGCTGACGAGCAAGCTTCCACTTTGACGCCGAGCAGCGCCGCTTCATCGAGCAACGTATCTGGTAGTAAGAGGAAGCGGACAGATGGGTCTGCTGTAGCTGGAAATGATGGAAAGGGCGCGAGTGGGGCTAAGGTGATTGTGCCGGACGGATTGGACTTTTTTGGCTCGGCGGCGAAGACTAAATCTACTACGTCGGCGGCTGAGCGCGAGGAAAGGCAGAGCAGGAAGGATGGGAAGCGCAAAGCGGACGAAAAGCTCGGTTCGGATatggatgatgatgacgaagaagaaaggCATACGGATGAAGCACCTGTGACGAAAGCATCGTTGAGCGGATTCCTCAAGCTAAACAAGATCAAACTCAAAGGAACCGATGTGCCACTGCCGATGGCGTCGTGGTCAGAGCTAGAAGCACGCTTCAACGTCGCGTCTTGGCTACGCACCAACCTGGAAAAGTGCGGATGGGCGGTTCCTACAGCAATTCAGAAGGGTACCATGCCTGTGCTACTCGCCAATCGCGATCTTCTGGCCGGAGCACCAACAGGATCCGGTAAAACACTCGCCTTTCTCCTGCCACTCATCCACCACCTTCGTACGCCTTGCAGGAAGGAGCATTTCCGAGCTGTGATCGTCTCGCCCACGCGCGAACTCGCACAACAGATCTACGACCAGCTTCGTCGCCTCAGCGAAGGACAAAATTTCCGCATCTGCGTACTCACCTCGACGTCTGACGCCACCGCTGTGGCcaactcgtcctcggcGGATGCAAGCAAACGCAAAAAGTACGATGTGCTCATCACGACGCCTCTGCGACTGGTTCATGCGATCGAAAAggagcaagtcgagctgagcaacgTGCGGCACTTGGTGCTGGATGAAGCAGATCGGTTGTTGGAAGATGGATTCTTGCAGCAGACAGATTCCATCTTGGCGGCATGTTCGCATCCACAATTACGCAAAGCGTTGTTCTCAGCAACACTGCCAGCGGGCGTCGAAGAGATGGCCAAGACTTTTATGATCGACGAATGTCGTGTCATCGTCGGCACCAAAGATTCGGCCACCGAAACCATCCAACAGGAACTGCAATTCGTCGGTTCCGAAGATGGCAAGCTCCACGCTTTGCGATCATTGATCCTGCAGGGAGGTCTCAAACCTCCTGTGCTGCTCTTTGTACAGTCGATCGAACGAGCGAAAGATCTGTTCCACGAGCTCGTCTACGACGGTCTACACGTCGACGTGATCCACTCGGAGCGACCCAAACTGCAGCGCGAGCGCGTCATCAGCGCCTTCAAGCGTGGCGACATATGGGTATTGATCTGCACAGAACTTATGGCTCGCGGTATCGATTTCAAGGGTGTTCAACTCGTCATCAATTACGACTTCCCGCAATCGGTGCAGTCGTACATCCATCGAATCGGCCGAACAGGAAGGGCGGGCAAGCAAGGCCGAGCCATCACATACTTTACAAAAGAGGACGCTCCCCATCTGAAGACGGTCGTCAATGTGATGAGGCAAAGCGGATGCGAGGTGCCAGAGTGGATGCTCGCCTTGAAGAACCCAGGCAAAAAGGACAGGAAGAGCTTGAAGAACAACGCGCCAGAGAGAAAGCACATCAGGACAAGCGCAGCGAGCAGTGTGGGCAGGAGACAGGCGAATAAGCGCAAGGAGATGATCGCTGCTAGCAAGAGGAGAAAGTTGGCAGAGCGAGAGGACAACGACAAGGGCAAAGCCAAGGAGAAGGTCAAGTCAAAGGAGCAGCATGAGGCGTGA
- a CDS encoding putative L-lactate dehydrogenase (cytochrome b2), protein MLKFDEVQKHNNRDSCWVIVHGNAYDVTEFLPEHPGGAGIILKYAGKDATEEYDPIHPPGTLEENLPKDKCLGPVDPSTIQKQDTPKAESKQIARQDDAGVPPLSQCLNLYDFEVIAKRVLKPTAWAYYSSGADDEVTMRENTSAFGRIWFRPRILRDVSKVDYSTSLLGQKSTLPIYITATALGKLGHPEGEKNLTVAAGKEGIIQMIPTLASCSFDEIVGARINDSQVQFLQLYVNSNRKVTENIIQKAEAAGVKGLFVTVDAPQLGRREKDMRMKFDDVGSDHQNKNKDNVDRSQGAARAISSFIDPSLSWDDLTWLRSVTKMPIVLKGVQTWEDAVRAAELGLSGVVLSNHGGRQLDFARSGIEVLGEVVEALKARSLFPNPMFQIFVDGGIRRASDVLKAVAMGATAVGIGRPFLYAYSAYGSDGVVHAIQLLKAEMEMNMRLLGAPTLKDVVPEMVDARALGTHVNFTPISHGHQIYEKLSTAVGMPNEPTNKL, encoded by the coding sequence ATGCTCAAATTCGACGAGGTTCAGAAACACAACAACAGGGATTCTTGCTGGGTCATCGTCCACGGCAATGCGTACGACGTGACCGAGTTCCTTCCCGAACACCCCGGTGGAGCCGGCATCATTCTCAAGTACGCCGGCAAGGATGCTACAGAGGAATACGATCCCATCCATCCGCCCGGAACGCTCGAGGAGAATTTGCCCAAAGACAAGTGCCTTGGTCCCGTCGACCCGTCCACAATCCAGAAGCAAGACACCCCCAAGGCCGAATCCAAGCAGATCGCTCGTCAAGACGATGCAGGCGTACCACCGCTTTCGCAATGTCTCAATCTGTACGACTTTGAGGTGATCGCCAAGCGCGTACTCAAACCCACCGCTTGGGCTTACTACTCTTCCGGtgccgatgacgaggtaACGATGCGAGAAAACACGTCGGCATTTGGTCGAATCTGGTTCCGACCGCGCATCCTGCGCGACGTGAGCAAGGTCGACTACTCGACCTCTTTGCTCGGTCAGAAATCCACCTTACCCATCTACATCACCGCCACTGCTCTCGGAAAACTCGGCCATCCCGAGGGAGAGAAGAACCTCACCGTCGCCGCTGGCAAGGAGGGCATCATCCAAATGATCCCCACGCTcgcctcttgctccttTGACGAGATCGTCGGCGCACGCATCAACGACTCCCAAGTCCAGTTCCTGCAGCTCTACGTCAACTCGAACCGCAAGGTCACCGAAAACATCATCCAAAAagccgaagctgctggCGTCAAAGGTCTCTTTGTCACTGTCGATGCACCGCAGCTCGGGCGACGTGAGAAGGACATGAGGATGAAGTTTGACGATGTCGGATCGGATCACcagaacaagaacaaggacaACGTCGATCGAAGTCAAGGTGCCGCACGTGCCATCTCGTCCTTCATCGACCCTTCGCTCAGTTGGGACGACTTGACCTGGTTGCGATCGGTCACCAAGATGCCCATCGTGCTCAAAGGTGTTCAGACATGGGAAGATGCTGTACgcgccgccgagctcggtcTGAGTGGTGTCGTGCTCTCCAACCACGGTGGTAGAcagctcgactttgctcgTTCCGGAATCGAAGTGCTCGGCGAAGTCgtcgaagcgctcaaggcaCGTTCACTGTTTCCCAACCCCATGTTCCAGATCTTTGTCGACGGCGGCATCCGTCGTGCCTCGGATGTGCTCAAAGCCGTAGCCATGGGTGCTACAGCTGTCGGTATCGGTCGTCCTTTCCTCTACGCCTACTCGGCCTACGGAAGCGACGGTGTTGTCCACGCCATTCAGCTCTTGAAAGCAGAGATGGAGATGAACATGCGATTGTTGGGCGCACCAACCTTGAAGGACGTCGTTCCAGAGATGGTTGACGCTAGAGCGCTGGGCACCCACGTCAACTTTACTCCCATCAGTCACGGTCATCAGATCTACGAGAAGCTCTCCACCGCCGTAGGCATGCCAAATGAGCCTACCAACAAGCTCTAA
- a CDS encoding uncharacterized protein (related to SGD1 - essential nuclear protein, required for biogenesis of the small ribosomal subunit) has protein sequence MPFDPRTKSRNTTTLPAALRDELGLPAPSARKRHDRANRFNPRNGPGKPQLRAIGTPQSALHGAPKGATRGPIKSLRNQEKEQQQQQQQQHSHQGSAPQPNKHRHSNTRDGASSHFSPSSQLQTSPTKPQQKRKSEKQPEEMLKAIKRTKNSRKQPVEQAEPIEQKTRLNPFTGEIEVVKPAKRKSSSEKPTALEKMLRRAEEGPSFSSKGKANTTDALAGGKKKSRRQMSQQEKEEEDEIRWLEYSLGKSREGKDVVRDDLDDFLDDLDRFQVGMYDESNSEDEEDTDEGSSDDSGLQEATASQDEEEDSSASEESESDAEDASEDGQDQESSSNEVEGMYDFDSNDEDDFSNWDAAMATTDEEGDQDDDQVEEDASSGNENTESGDGDSDDSEAEEARALISGDAPASVGSSKPITALTTTAVATTTTTKYIPPALRAKLAAESSSAASPSKPSSGPGVTDVEMDPITTQKLRRQVQGLLNRLGDANIDTILTEYETIYRTHPRAHVTSTVTQLILDTITSRSNLVDTFVILHAALVAALHKVVGVEFAAFFITRLVEELTKHYNALNEDGDAGKQQDAEEDVKGKECLNLTVLACELYNLHVVACPLIYDLIRMFLGQQPGTAPDDDATRAAKDRRGVTEVDIELLLKTIRSCGFQLRSDDPSSLKSIISLTQSRVASTTASTRTKFMLERMTDLQKKTSSKSGANDASNPNSATGQLLTRMKKFLGGMGKKRTVRSYEALRIGLKDLEDADKKGKWWLVGAAWTGQVDQSDAAGLTKLLPMNARASAIQSSSEATCSTQQDTQQAQLLELARSQGMNTDARRTVFITLLTAEDYRQAAENVLMLKLNDVQRREVIRVLVHCVGSESTYNPYYTLIGQEICRNQHSMRITLQYCLWDFLRDIGQTQVGGEKFAAALFDTTATATAEDEQNKVDPRRIGNLAQAYAWWISKDCLSLQALKPVDFTLLQPRPAQFLGLLLIHLVLSVQSKSAAKTLHLATVTAELKQDKLAKLVQGNLVGGSVDLCRGLLLFLNTKLDARAQSKLILGEERGLKHKMAPLLEVVKEGLQVVRRTVQMIVQQMDGLADGAEDEMDMDSDGDGDDDY, from the coding sequence ATGCCTTTTGATCCTCGCACAAAGTCGCGCAACACAACGACCCTTCCTGCAGCTCTCCGCGATGAGCTCGGCCTGCCAGCTCCCTCTGCACGCAAGCGTCACGACCGCGCCAACCGGTTCAATCCACGTAATGGTCCCGGAAAGCCTCAACTCAGAGCGATAGGTACACCACAGAGTGCACTTCATGGTGCACCAAAGGGTGCCACGAGGGGCCCGATTAAGTCTCTGCGCAATCAAGagaaggagcagcagcagcagcagcagcaacaacatTCACATCAAGGTTCTGCTCCTCAACCAAACAAGCATCGTCATTCCAACACGAGAGACGGTGCTTCCTCACACTTCTCTCCATCAAGTCAGCTGCAAACCTCTCCTACAAAGCCTCAACAGAAGAGAAAGTCAGAGAAACAGCCGGAAGAAATGCTGAAAGCGATCAAGAGAACCAAAAACTCTCGAAAACAGCCCGTTGAACAAGCCGAACCCATCGAACAAAAGACACGACTCAACCCCTTCACCGGCGAGATTGAGGTGGTTAAGCCAGCAAAGAGAAAGAGCTCATCTGAAAAGCCAACTGCTCTCGAAAAGATGCTCAGACGCGCAGAGGAAGGTCCATCGTTCTCGTCAAAGGGCAAAGCAAACACAACAGATGCTCTTGCTGgaggcaagaagaagagcagaCGACAAATGAGTCAGCAGgagaaggaagaggaggatgagATCCGTTGGCTCGAATACAGCCTTGGAAAGAGCAGGGAGGGCAAGGACGTGGTAAGAGATGATTTGGATGATTTCTTGGATGACTTGGATCGCTTCCAGGTTGGCATGTATGATGAAAGCAATAGtgaggatgaagaggatACCGATGAGGGGAGCAGCGATGACTCTGGACTGCAAGAGGCGACTGCTAGCCAggatgaagaggaagaTAGTAGTGCGAGCGAGGAGAGTGAGAGTGACGCAGAAGATGCGAGCGAAGACGGACAAGATCAGGAGTCTAGTTCGAACGAAGTTGAAGGAATGTATGATTTCGATTccaacgacgaggacgacttCAGCAACTGGGATGCTGCGATGGCGACCACGGACGAGGAGGGTGACCAGGACGATGACCAAGTAGAGGAAGATGCCAGTAGCGGAAACGAGAACACTGAAAGTGGTGACGGTGATTCAGACGATTCAGAGGCTGAAGAGGCACGCGCCCTCATCTCTGGCGATGCACCGGCATCCGTAGGCTCATCAAAGCCTATCACTGCCTTGACCACCACTGCTGTTGCCACCACCACAACAACGAAATACATCCCACCAGCTTTAcgcgccaagctcgctgcTGAATCCTCCTCCGCTGCTTCCCCCTCGAAACCCTCCTCGGGACCTGGCGTTACAGACGTTGAAATGGACCCTATCACCACCCAAAAGCTGCGACGTCAAGTTCAAGGCCTACTCAACCGTCTCGGTGACGCCAACATCGATACAATCCTCACCGAGTACGAAACAATCTACCGAACCCACCCGCGCGCGCACGTCACTTCGACCGTCACCCAGCTTATTCTCGACACGATCACCTCTCGCTCcaacctcgtcgacacGTTTGTCATCTTGCatgctgcgctcgtcgctgcgctgcACAAAGTGGTTGGGGTAGAGTTTGCTGCTTTCTTCATCACGCGTCTCGTCGAGGAGCTCACCAAGCACTACAACGCGCTGaacgaggatggcgatgcaGGAAAGCAACAGGATGCGGAAGAGGACGTCAAGGGGAAAGAATGCCTCAACCTGACAGTCTTGGCTTGCGAATTGTACAACTTGCACGTAGTGGCGTGCCCGCTCATCTACGACCTCATTCGCATGTTTCTCGGTCAACAGCCCGGTACCGCACCCGACGATGATGCAACGCGCGCAGCAAaggatcgacgaggtgtAACGGAGGTGGACATAGAACTGTTGCTGAAAACCATCCGTTCTTGCGGATTTCAGCTTCGATCTGACGACCCCAGCTCTTTGAAATCGATCATTTCGCTCACTCAATCGCGCGTTGCGTCGACCACCGCGTCGACCCGTACCAAGTTCATGCTGGAGCGTATGACGGATTTGCAGAAAAAGACGTCCAGCAAATCGGGGGCGAATGACGCGTCGAATCCCAACAGTGCAACCGGCCAACTTTTGACACGAATGAAAAAGTTCCTGGGTGGGATGGGGAAGAAGCGCACAGTGCGGTCGTACGAAGCTCTGCGGATCGGGTTGAAGGATCTCGAGGACGCGGATAAGAAAGGAAAGTGGTGGCTGGTGGGTGCTGCATGGACGGGTCAAGTGGATCAGTCAGATGCAGCGGGGCTGACCAAGTTGCTACCGATGAATGCGCGCGCATCCGCGATCCAATCCTCTTCCGAGGCGACGTGTTCGACTCAGCAAGACacgcagcaagcacagtTGTTGGAATTAGCCCGATCGCAAGGGATGAACACCGACGCGCGCCGCACCGTCTTCATCACGCTCCTCACCGCCGAAGACTACCGCCAAGCTGCCGAGAACGTGTTGATGCTCAAGCTGAACGACGTGCAACGACGCGAAGTTATCCGCGTGCTCGTGCACTGTGTAGGGTCTGAATCCACCTACAACCCGTACTATACGCTGATCGGCCAGGAGATCTGTCGCAACCAACACAGCATGCGCATTACATTGCAATACTGCCTCTGGGATTTCCTACGCGACATCGGTCAAACCCAGGTGGGAGGCGAGAAGTTTGCGGCGGCCTTGTTCGacaccaccgccaccgccaccgccgaggacgagcagaaCAAGGTCGATCCTCGTCGAATCGGCAACCTGGCGCAAGCATATGCATGGTGGATCTCGAAAGACTGCCTGTCGCTCCAAGCGTTGAAACCGGTCGATTTCACACTCCTCCAACCGCGCCCCGCCCAATTCCTCGGTCTGCTgctcatccacctcgtccttTCGGTCCAGTCCAAATCCGCTGCCAAGACGCTCCACCTTGCCACCGTgacagccgagctcaagcaggaTAAGCTCGCCAAGTTGGTCCAGGGTAATCTGGTTGGTGGCAGTGTGGATTTGTGTCGAGGATTGCTGTTGTTTTTGAACACAAAGTTGGATGCTAGGGCACAGAGCAAGCTGATCTTGGGCGAGGAAAGGGGGCTCAAGCATAAGATGGCGCCATTGCTCGAGGTAGTGAAGGAAGGCTTGCAGGTGGTCAGGAGGACGGTGCAGATGATTGTTCAGCAAATGGACGGACTCGCAGACGgtgccgaggacgagatggatATGGACagcgacggcgacggcgacgatgacTACTGA
- a CDS encoding uncharacterized protein (related to RRS1 - regulator of ribosome biogenesis), with product MPEVIVSNATTSLDGTALAAASTSKYKPTTVDQGSTPYQFDVGLLASINPNPVTACSAAHLADRTRDGVQSLVNKIFALPITRDPDHGPLASLPAFTSKLPREKSMPKPKPLTKWEKFAKQKGIQSRKKDKMVFDENTQEWVPRWGFKGANKDLEEQWIHELKNNGNTDMDPAKTAKKERLAKKQKNEKQRLGNLARAAASTAASSAASSSSKGGLGDANPAKLARAAAREKRKAELEADVLRSRASTASMGRFDKTLQGEQKQKGLKRKFDPNEKDVGAERASNLALLNKLGTAAMRKNAKLAQGQGDRELVNTRKAVQFATAGHGVTSMNAKRGKRASK from the coding sequence ATGCCAGAAGTCATCGTATCGAACGCGACAACCTCTCTGGATGGAACAGCACtcgccgctgcttccacgtcCAAGTACAAACCCACCACGGTCGATCAAGGTTCTACTCCGTACCAGTTCGACGTGGGTCTGCTCGCATCCATCAACCCGAACCCTGTCACAGCTTGTTCGGCGGCTCACCTCGCCGATCGCACACGCGATGGCGTCCAGTCTCTGGTCAACAAGATCTTTGCGCTTCCCATAACGCGAGACCCGGACCATGGCCCTCTCGCCTCTCTGCCTGCGTTTACGTCCAAGCTGCCACGAGAGAAGAGCATGCCCAAGCCCAAACCGTTGACCAAGTGGGAGAAGTTCGCCAAGCAGAAGGGTATCCAGTCAcgcaagaaggacaagatgGTGTTCGATGAGAACACGCAGGAGTGGGTGCCGCGATGGGGCTTCAAGGGAGCTAACAAGGATTTGGAGGAACAGTGGATTCATGAACTCAAGAACAATGGCAATACCGACATGGACCCCGCCAAGACAGCCAAGAAGGAACGcttggccaagaagcagaagaacGAAAAGCAAAGATTGGGAAATCTGGCTCGTGCCGCGGCGAGCACGGCTGCTTCGTCCGCCGCTTCctccagcagcaaaggcgGCTTGGGCGATGCCAATCCAGCCAAGCTagcaagagcagctgcaaggGAGAAACGCAAAGCAGAGTTGGAAGCCGACGTCTTGCGATCGCGCGCTTCGACCGCTTCCATGGGCAGATTCGATAAGACGCTACAGGGCGAGCAAAAGCAAAAGGGCCTCAAGAGGAAGTTTGACCCCAACGAGAAGGACGTCGGTGCTGAAAGGGCGTCCAACTTGGCGCTCTtgaacaagctcggcaCCGCCGCGATGAGGAAAAATGCCAAACTCGCCCAAGGTCAGGGCGATCGGGAGCTCGTCAACACCAGAAAGGCGGTTCAATTCGCGACGGCTGGACACGGCGTCACTAGCATGAATGCTAAGCGTGGCAAGCGTGCGAGCAAGTGA
- a CDS encoding putative pre-mRNA splicing factor important for catalytic step II, with amino-acid sequence MDALAGYGSDDSDAAEHSAPKIVHTRATTTTSETLDYDPSDAFGLESLKSQSSASSQTVHNRQADSSSSTGRASKKDRRGEATATAPVSSSTLTSSSSSHASVSASDAVTLAPKVIYNSSASEALLIRPGDSTMHVNIPYADMTAPQLGPENPFATRTAGAQQNTLTGHVESAAVSDFDFRNQQRTFHVYGYARDPSLLHSASGEGSLHYIGDQSAAARMGGASAAEIRAHSASFRPATKSVKKKRNGSAGDPGVLDGDGAYVGPWAKWQDDENVATQLLGGDASVGPTQSELSAAQAKSDAREREKAEAQVARKKAAEQAKESVMEKSIFHGKSLYDYQGRTYMHVPTDVDVNLSGEAGEQECFLPKSCIHTFRGHTKGISTLKLLPRSGHLLLSASLDTTVKLWDVYHDGQCLRTFMGHSKAVRDIAFSNDGRRFLSSGYDRHVKLWDTETGACLDSFSNGKTAYCLTFHPDADKQHIFLAGMSDKKVLQWDINTHTVTQEYTSHLGAVNTITFVDQNRRFVTTSDDKTMRGWDYDIPVVIKYIADPTMHSMPAVTLSPSGKWLAAQSMDNQILTFASDGFKQNRKKVFKGHNVAGFGCQVGFSPDGKFLSSGDGEGNVCFWDWKSTRLLKRLRGAHKEAVVSHAWLPHETSKVVTASWDGEIKLWD; translated from the coding sequence ATGGACGCGCTTGCAGGATACGGCTCGGATGATAGCGATGCCGCTGAGCACTCGGCTCCCAAGATTGTCCACACGCGAGCAACAACCACAACCTCCGAGACGCTAGACTATGATCCATCCGACGCTTTTGGGCTGGAAAGCCTCAAATCCCAgtcatctgcatcgtcaCAGACTGTACATAATCGACAAGCTGACTCGTCTTCCAGCACAGGTCGAGCTTCGAAGAAAGAtaggcgaggcgaggcgacTGCAACCGCGCCAGTTTCCAGCTCAACTCTGACCTCATCAAGCTCTTCACATGCATCCGTATCGGCCTCTGATGCGGTTACACTTGCTCCAAAAGTGATCTACAACTCTTCTGCTTCCGAAGCGCTTCTCATTCGACCAGGTGATAGTACGATGCATGTCAACATTCCCTACGCCGACATGACAGCACCTCAACTCGGGCCGGAAAATCCTTTCGCCACTCGCACCGCCGGAGCACAGCAGAACACACTCACCGGCCATGTCGAGTCAGCTGCGGTCTCTGACTTTGATTTTCGCAACCAGCAGCGTACGTTCCACGTGTACGGATACGCAAGAGATCCTTCGCTTCTGCACAGTGCATCGGGCGAGGGCTCATTGCACTACATCGGCGATCAgagtgcagcagcacgcatGGGAGGCGCTTCCGCCGCCGAAATTCGTGCACACAGCGCCAGCTTTCGACCTGCAACCAAGTcggtcaagaagaagcggaaTGGAAGCGCGGGCGACCCGGGTGTGTTGGACGGGGATGGAGCATATGTGGGTCCGTGGGCAAAATGGCAAGACGATGAGAATGTGGCGACGCAATTGCTGGGTGGGGATGCGAGCGTTGGGCCGACGCAGTCAGAGCTGagcgctgctcaagcaaaGTCTGATGCGAGAGAAAGGGAGAAAGCGGAAGCGCAAGTGGCGAGAAAGAAGGCGgccgagcaagccaaagaaTCGGTGATGGAAAAGAGCATCTTCCACGGCAAAAGCCTGTACGATTACCAAGGACGTACATATATGCATGTTCCTACGGATGTCGACGTCAATCTGTCGGGCGAGGCAGGCGAGCAAGAGTGTTTCCTGCCCAAGTCGTGTATCCACACATTTCGCGGGCATACCAAGGggatctcgacgctcaagctTCTACCGCGATCGGGCCATCTTTTGCTGTCCGCATCGCTGGATACCACGGTCAAATTGTGGGACGTCTACCACGACGGTCAATGCCTTCGCACGTTTATGGGGCATTCGAAAGCGGTACGGGATATCGCTTTTTCGAACGACGGTCGACGGTTCCTCTCGTCCGGCTACGACCGACATGTGAAACTGTGGGATACCGAGACTGGTGCCTGTCTGGACAGCTTCAGCAACGGTAAGACGGCGTATTGCCTTACCTTCCATCCGGACGCTGACAAGCAGCATATCTTCCTCGCCGGCATGAGCGACAAAAAAGTGCTTCAGTGGGATATCAACACGCACACAGTCACGCAAGAGTACACTTCACACCTCGGAGCTGTCAACACGATCACGTTTGTCGATCAGAACCGTCGCTTCGTCACAACCTCGGACGACAAGACGATGCGTGGATGGGATTACGATATTCCGGTGGTGATCAAGTACATTGCGGATCCGACGATGCACTCGATGCCTGCAGTGACGCTGTCGCCTTCTGGCAAGTGGCTGGCGGCGCAGAGCATGGACAACCAGATATTGACGTTTGCATCCGACGGATTCAAGCAGAACCGCAAAAAGGTGTTCAAAGGTCACAACGTGGCAGGTTTTGGGTGCCAGGTCGGGTTCAGTCCAGACGGCAAGTTTTtgagcagcggcgacgGAGAAGGCAACGTCTGCTTTTGGGATTGGAAATCGACGCGCTTGTTAAAGAGGCTCAGAGGCGCTCATAAAGAGGCGGTGGTGAGTCACGCTTGGTTGCCGcacgagacgagcaaggtGGTGACGGCAAGTTGGGACGGTGAGATCAAGTTGTGGGATTGA